The Chitinophaga parva genome has a window encoding:
- a CDS encoding type III PLP-dependent enzyme domain-containing protein: MNNTYTDLVNQTFEFPQEGFEVKNNYLEYNGLDMKALIDKYGTPFKLTYLPKIGSQINKAKKMFADAIKKNKYDANYYYCYCTKSSHFSFIMEETLKHGVHIETSFAYDIDIINKLYERKKINKDTFIICNGYKTKAYTKAISKLINSGFTNVLPILDNKEELEDYQKNIPRGKKVKMGMRIATEEEPTFDFYTSRLGIRPRDILEFYVDKLKGNEKFELKMLHFFMNKGIKDDIYYWSQFNRVVNLYCQLKKICPELDSINIGGGFPIKHSLGFDYDYNYMVNEIVANIKSICKKNKVPVPNIYTEFGSYTVGESGSVIYSVIGEKMQNDREIWYMIDSSFITTLPDTWGIGEKFLMLPINKWDQEYQEVHLGGLTCDGYDFYTSEEHINAVFLPKLGNPVETGEAASSTKSTGEPLYIGFFHTGAYQDQLSGYGGIKHCLIPSPKHVVVGYDKNGQLRDWLYAKEQSAQSMLKILGY; the protein is encoded by the coding sequence ATGAATAATACCTACACGGACCTCGTTAATCAGACTTTTGAGTTTCCACAGGAAGGCTTCGAAGTCAAGAATAACTATCTGGAGTACAATGGCCTGGACATGAAGGCGCTGATCGATAAGTACGGCACTCCCTTCAAATTGACCTACCTGCCCAAAATTGGCAGCCAGATCAATAAGGCCAAGAAAATGTTCGCCGATGCGATCAAAAAGAACAAGTACGATGCAAACTATTACTACTGCTATTGTACTAAGAGTTCCCACTTCTCCTTCATTATGGAGGAGACCCTGAAGCACGGCGTACACATCGAAACTTCGTTCGCTTACGATATAGACATTATTAATAAGCTCTACGAAAGAAAGAAGATCAATAAGGACACCTTTATTATATGTAATGGCTATAAAACCAAAGCTTATACAAAGGCTATCTCCAAACTGATCAACAGCGGGTTCACCAATGTGCTGCCTATCCTCGACAACAAAGAGGAACTGGAGGACTACCAGAAGAACATCCCCCGGGGCAAAAAGGTGAAAATGGGCATGCGTATCGCCACCGAAGAGGAGCCTACGTTCGACTTTTACACCAGCCGCCTGGGCATCCGTCCCCGTGACATCCTGGAGTTTTACGTAGACAAACTGAAAGGCAATGAGAAGTTCGAGCTGAAAATGCTGCACTTCTTTATGAATAAAGGGATCAAAGACGATATCTATTACTGGAGCCAGTTTAACCGCGTGGTGAACCTGTACTGCCAGTTGAAGAAGATCTGCCCGGAACTGGACAGCATCAATATCGGCGGCGGTTTCCCGATCAAACACTCCCTGGGTTTTGATTACGACTACAATTACATGGTAAATGAAATTGTGGCCAACATCAAATCCATCTGCAAAAAGAACAAGGTGCCGGTGCCGAATATCTACACCGAATTTGGTTCTTACACCGTGGGAGAAAGCGGCTCCGTGATCTACAGCGTGATCGGTGAAAAAATGCAGAACGACCGTGAGATCTGGTATATGATCGATAGCTCTTTCATTACCACCTTGCCAGACACCTGGGGCATTGGGGAGAAGTTCCTGATGTTGCCCATTAACAAATGGGACCAGGAATACCAGGAGGTACACCTCGGTGGCCTTACCTGCGACGGGTACGATTTCTATACTTCGGAAGAACATATTAATGCCGTGTTTTTGCCCAAACTGGGCAACCCGGTAGAAACCGGCGAAGCCGCTTCTTCTACCAAAAGCACCGGGGAGCCGTTGTACATCGGTTTCTTTCATACCGGTGCCTACCAGGACCAGTTGAGTGGTTATGGGGGTATCAAACACTGCCTCATTCCTTCCCCCAAACACGTGGTGGTAGGCTATGACAAAAACGGGCAATTAAGAGACTGGTTATATGCAAAAGAGCAGAGCGCTCAAAGCATGTTGAAGATTTTGGGTTATTAA
- a CDS encoding Hsp20/alpha crystallin family protein, translated as MTLLKFNQPKTYANILDDVFTAQPWNKLFKDEVLSSDFFGTYPPVNIHETKEGYNIDLVVPGHDKADFKLQVEKNTLSVSAEKKAETRSEDEKQLRREFGFRAFKRSFSLTENVDAENINAKYENGILKITLPKKEKQQEESKQIVVS; from the coding sequence ATGACACTTTTAAAATTCAACCAGCCCAAGACCTACGCTAACATCCTTGATGATGTATTCACCGCACAGCCCTGGAACAAGCTGTTCAAAGATGAAGTGCTTTCCAGCGATTTCTTTGGCACCTATCCCCCGGTGAATATCCATGAAACAAAAGAAGGCTACAACATTGACCTGGTTGTACCTGGCCATGATAAGGCCGACTTTAAACTGCAGGTAGAGAAGAACACCTTGAGTGTAAGCGCAGAGAAGAAAGCAGAAACCCGCAGTGAAGATGAAAAGCAGCTGCGCCGCGAGTTTGGGTTCCGTGCCTTTAAACGCTCCTTCAGCCTGACTGAAAACGTAGATGCAGAAAACATCAACGCCAAATATGAAAATGGCATCCTGAAGATCACCTTACCCAAGAAGGAAAAACAACAGGAAGAAAGCAAACAGATCGTAGTAAGCTAA
- a CDS encoding BrxA/BrxB family bacilliredoxin: protein MYPAELVMPMKAELTDHGFEELLTREKVDNALSQSGTTLVMINSVCGCSAGSARPGVLMAVAHSEKKPDRLTTTFAGFDTEAVQQVRQHLLPYPPSSPAIALFKDGQLVHFIERHMIEGRPAQMIAANLAAAFDEFC from the coding sequence ATGTATCCTGCAGAATTAGTGATGCCGATGAAGGCGGAATTAACCGACCACGGTTTTGAAGAACTGCTGACGCGTGAAAAGGTAGATAACGCGCTGTCTCAAAGTGGCACTACCCTGGTGATGATCAACTCTGTATGCGGCTGCTCCGCGGGTTCTGCCCGTCCTGGTGTACTGATGGCCGTAGCGCACAGTGAAAAGAAACCGGACCGTCTTACTACTACCTTCGCAGGTTTTGATACCGAAGCGGTACAACAGGTTCGCCAGCACCTGCTGCCTTATCCTCCGTCGTCTCCTGCTATTGCCTTGTTCAAAGATGGCCAGTTGGTTCATTTCATTGAACGGCACATGATCGAAGGCCGCCCGGCCCAGATGATCGCGGCCAATCTCGCTGCTGCTTTCGATGAGTTCTGCTAA
- a CDS encoding prolipoprotein diacylglyceryl transferase: protein MYPNLYYAFKDLFGLDWPRLQIINTFGFCVAIAFLAAAYTLTKELRRREKAGWLQPVKEKLVIGGSVSPMELVLSFVLTFIIGGKVLGILFSWDSSSEKPLDYLLSPRGLWWAGALLAAGFTYYNYRTKKKAELPTPEEKLVDVYPHQRVADITVMAAIGGIIGAKIFNSLETWNDFVKDPIASLFGFSGLTFYGGLIVAAIVIIRYAIRKKINVWQLVDATCPGLMLAYGLGRFGCQLAGDGDWGIVNEAPKPFSWIPDWAWAYNYPHNVVNEGVPIPGCTGDYCHQLIPPVFPTPLYEIIMCLTLFVILWSIRKKITTPGLLFGIYLVMNGVERFFIEKIRVNTRDYNIFGFHPTQAEIISTLLILGGAVLIWYSKKYNRLKTTA from the coding sequence ATGTATCCCAACTTATACTACGCTTTCAAAGATTTGTTCGGACTGGATTGGCCAAGGTTGCAGATCATCAATACGTTTGGTTTTTGCGTGGCTATTGCCTTCCTTGCCGCAGCATACACGCTCACCAAAGAACTACGAAGAAGAGAAAAGGCTGGATGGCTGCAGCCTGTAAAAGAAAAGCTGGTGATTGGCGGTTCCGTCTCGCCCATGGAGCTGGTCCTTTCTTTTGTGCTCACCTTCATCATTGGTGGCAAGGTGCTGGGTATTTTGTTCAGTTGGGATTCCTCTTCCGAGAAACCGTTGGATTACCTGTTATCCCCCCGGGGGCTCTGGTGGGCGGGTGCATTGCTTGCTGCAGGTTTTACCTATTATAATTACCGCACTAAGAAGAAGGCCGAGTTACCTACCCCGGAAGAAAAGCTGGTAGATGTGTACCCGCATCAACGCGTGGCAGACATCACGGTGATGGCGGCTATAGGCGGTATCATCGGCGCTAAGATCTTTAACTCCCTGGAAACCTGGAACGACTTTGTAAAGGACCCGATAGCATCCCTCTTTGGTTTTAGCGGGCTTACATTTTATGGGGGCCTTATCGTGGCGGCGATCGTGATCATCCGCTATGCCATCCGTAAGAAAATAAATGTATGGCAACTGGTAGACGCCACTTGCCCTGGCCTGATGCTGGCGTATGGGCTGGGCCGTTTTGGCTGCCAGCTGGCAGGTGATGGAGACTGGGGGATTGTAAATGAAGCACCCAAGCCTTTTTCCTGGATCCCCGACTGGGCCTGGGCTTACAACTATCCGCACAATGTGGTGAATGAAGGAGTGCCCATTCCCGGCTGCACCGGTGATTATTGCCACCAGCTGATCCCGCCGGTATTCCCCACACCGCTGTACGAGATCATCATGTGCCTAACCCTGTTTGTGATCCTGTGGAGCATCCGCAAGAAGATCACTACCCCGGGACTGCTCTTCGGTATCTATCTTGTCATGAATGGTGTAGAAAGATTTTTCATCGAGAAAATCCGTGTAAATACGCGTGACTACAATATCTTTGGCTTTCATCCTACGCAAGCCGAGATCATCTCTACGTTACTGATCCTGGGTGGTGCTGTGCTGATATGGTACAGTAAAAAGTATAACCGTCTAAAAACGACCGCCTGA
- a CDS encoding hemerythrin domain-containing protein: MHLHATLQPLLVEHQRLLKACEYLKTQHSTPLTTQERLAYVVKVFQGEMVPHIQKEEYIFEACRGKIPELDFLIGELEAEHLYLSRLYSNLTETTELDKVIDQIVEGLEAHIIKEEEHVYIMIQQYLPDVIDKISW; this comes from the coding sequence ATGCATTTGCATGCCACTTTACAACCATTGCTGGTAGAACACCAGCGTCTTTTGAAAGCCTGCGAATACCTGAAGACGCAACATTCCACACCACTGACTACACAGGAAAGACTGGCCTATGTAGTAAAAGTGTTCCAGGGTGAAATGGTACCGCACATCCAGAAAGAAGAATATATTTTTGAAGCCTGCCGGGGCAAAATACCGGAACTGGATTTCCTGATAGGGGAGCTGGAGGCAGAACACCTTTATTTATCGCGCCTCTATAGCAACCTTACCGAGACCACGGAACTGGATAAAGTAATAGACCAGATCGTGGAAGGCCTGGAAGCCCATATTATTAAAGAGGAGGAGCATGTATATATTATGATACAGCAATACCTGCCCGATGTGATTGATAAAATATCCTGGTAA
- a CDS encoding TonB-dependent receptor — translation MKLITFCLTSTFLLTSLASQAQSGSAQLKGAVQQADNKPVEFATVMLLKAKDSSLVKGAVADVNGRYSFERIQPGKYLLAATNTGMNKVYSAPFSVSGSNDNLSLPPLAMTAATKALKEVNVTGKKPFIEQQTGKTVMNVESSVLAAGGTAMETLEKAPGVTVDKDDNISMKGKNGVIIMIDGRQTNMTQQDLAQMLKSMPASNIESIELISNPSSKYDAAGNAGIINIKLKKNKALGTNGSVNLGVGYSSNARYNGGLNLNHRGAKTNIFGSYNYAHRGGYEDLGLYRTGTENGKYTVYNQQSHSPHNSMYQSVKVGMDYFINKQNTIGVMVDGSNSNWKSPVTGTTNIGNGKVIDSVLRTHNTNEDKGNNWAYNLNYKGVLDTSGKEINVDLDYATNRGRSNAFLVSSMQPDLLKDTFENDTTRSNQPSNIDIRTAKVDYVNPLKHNARLEAGAKVSFVKSDNDATFDSLKVGNWVYDANRSNHFVYQENINAGYVNYSQQFKKWSMQLGLRGEYSHVRGNSMTINRVTDTTYFNLFPNAAFTYNLNKNNALGLSYSRRLQRPSYEDLNPFEFYLDKYTKVSGNPYLRPEYSDNIELSYTFKQAIITSLGYTHIRDMMTRVIEADKDPVTGDSSILRYKYMNVAKGDVVNLNISFPVPITKWWNTYTNLSGSYNNYQTVVNDNKVAVGSYAFFGRTNHTFTLPKGITAEVSYFYMSPQVVNEGLFKMKSMSSLDLGVGKSILNKKGSLKLNVRDLLRTSNFEGEFENAGRFIRVNSNHDTRQVRLTFTYRFGNSNVKAARNRQTGLTDEESRIKQAN, via the coding sequence ATGAAACTTATTACTTTTTGTTTGACCTCCACATTTTTACTTACCTCCCTGGCAAGCCAGGCACAAAGCGGCAGCGCTCAACTGAAAGGCGCCGTACAGCAGGCGGATAACAAGCCGGTGGAATTTGCCACCGTAATGCTGCTGAAGGCTAAAGATTCTTCCCTGGTGAAAGGCGCCGTAGCTGATGTGAACGGGCGGTACAGCTTTGAACGCATCCAGCCCGGGAAATACCTGCTGGCCGCCACTAACACTGGTATGAATAAAGTCTACAGCGCTCCCTTCTCTGTATCAGGATCCAATGACAACCTCTCCTTACCGCCATTAGCGATGACGGCTGCCACCAAGGCCCTGAAAGAAGTGAACGTAACCGGCAAAAAACCTTTCATTGAACAGCAGACCGGCAAAACCGTTATGAACGTGGAAAGCAGTGTGCTGGCCGCCGGCGGCACTGCCATGGAAACCCTGGAAAAAGCCCCGGGCGTTACGGTAGACAAAGACGACAACATTTCCATGAAAGGCAAGAACGGCGTGATCATTATGATTGACGGCCGCCAGACCAACATGACACAGCAGGACCTGGCCCAGATGTTGAAAAGTATGCCCGCCAGCAACATTGAATCCATTGAACTGATCAGCAACCCCTCTTCCAAATATGATGCAGCCGGTAATGCAGGCATCATCAACATTAAGCTGAAAAAGAACAAGGCGCTCGGCACTAACGGCAGTGTGAACCTGGGTGTGGGTTACTCCAGCAATGCGCGCTACAATGGTGGCCTTAACCTGAACCACCGCGGTGCCAAAACCAACATCTTCGGTTCTTATAACTATGCCCACCGCGGTGGTTATGAAGACCTGGGCCTGTACCGCACCGGCACGGAGAATGGAAAGTACACTGTGTATAACCAGCAGTCGCACTCACCCCATAACTCCATGTACCAGAGCGTAAAAGTAGGGATGGATTATTTCATCAACAAACAAAATACCATTGGCGTAATGGTAGATGGCAGCAACAGCAACTGGAAATCACCGGTGACCGGAACTACCAATATTGGCAATGGCAAAGTAATAGACTCTGTACTGCGCACCCATAATACCAATGAAGACAAGGGTAACAACTGGGCCTATAACCTGAACTATAAAGGCGTGCTGGATACCTCCGGTAAAGAGATCAACGTAGACCTGGACTATGCCACAAACCGCGGCCGGTCCAATGCCTTCCTGGTTTCTTCCATGCAGCCTGACTTGCTGAAGGATACGTTCGAAAATGACACTACCCGCAGCAACCAGCCCTCCAATATTGATATCCGCACGGCAAAAGTGGATTATGTGAATCCGCTGAAACACAATGCCAGGCTGGAAGCAGGGGCGAAGGTAAGCTTTGTGAAATCTGACAACGATGCCACCTTTGATTCCCTGAAAGTGGGCAACTGGGTGTATGACGCAAACCGCTCCAATCACTTCGTTTACCAGGAAAATATCAATGCAGGGTATGTAAACTACAGCCAGCAGTTTAAAAAATGGAGCATGCAGCTGGGCCTGCGTGGTGAGTACTCCCACGTTCGCGGTAACTCCATGACCATTAACCGGGTAACGGATACCACTTACTTCAACCTGTTTCCCAACGCAGCTTTCACCTACAACCTGAACAAGAATAACGCGCTGGGCCTGTCTTACAGCCGCCGCCTGCAGCGTCCCAGCTACGAAGACCTCAACCCGTTTGAGTTTTACCTGGATAAGTATACCAAGGTATCTGGTAATCCCTACCTGCGCCCTGAGTACTCAGATAATATTGAGCTCTCTTATACGTTTAAACAAGCGATCATCACCTCCCTCGGCTATACCCACATCCGCGACATGATGACCCGTGTGATAGAGGCAGATAAAGACCCCGTGACCGGCGATAGCTCTATTCTCCGTTATAAATATATGAACGTGGCCAAGGGCGATGTGGTGAACCTGAACATCTCTTTCCCGGTGCCCATCACTAAATGGTGGAATACCTACACAAACCTGTCCGGCTCTTACAATAATTATCAAACTGTGGTGAACGACAATAAGGTAGCGGTAGGGTCCTACGCTTTCTTTGGCCGCACTAATCACACCTTTACCCTGCCCAAGGGCATTACCGCGGAAGTGAGTTACTTCTATATGTCGCCCCAGGTAGTAAATGAAGGCCTGTTCAAAATGAAAAGCATGTCTTCCCTGGACCTGGGTGTTGGCAAGAGCATCCTCAACAAGAAGGGCTCTCTGAAGCTGAATGTGCGGGACCTGTTGAGAACCAGCAATTTTGAAGGTGAGTTTGAGAACGCCGGCCGCTTTATCCGGGTAAACAGTAACCACGACACCCGCCAGGTGCGCCTGACCTTCACTTACCGCTTTGGTAACAGCAATGTAAAGGCCGCCCGCAACCGCCAGACCGGTCTCACCGATGAAGAAAGCCGCATAAAACAAGCTAACTAA
- a CDS encoding RNA polymerase sigma factor, protein MKASNNILNSLSPTEQLVSRCKSGDTRAFRELYDAYSNAMYNICLRMLGNVSDAEDTLQEAFVQVFRNIGQLAQGSTLPAWIKRIVVNHCLNQLRRKKLQFQDVDGVEVEAEMAPDEQHFTWTVTTTKEAIASLPDGYRTVLNLYLFEEYSHREIAEMLQITESTVKTQYMRAKERVRQFVKAKSILQ, encoded by the coding sequence ATGAAAGCATCCAACAACATCTTGAACTCCTTGTCACCAACAGAACAACTGGTATCCCGTTGTAAATCAGGGGATACGCGCGCCTTCCGCGAGCTGTACGACGCCTATTCCAACGCGATGTACAACATTTGCCTGCGTATGTTGGGTAATGTGAGTGACGCTGAGGATACCCTGCAGGAGGCTTTTGTACAGGTGTTCAGGAACATTGGCCAGCTGGCCCAGGGCAGCACGCTTCCCGCCTGGATAAAGCGGATCGTGGTGAACCACTGCCTCAACCAGTTGCGCCGCAAGAAGTTGCAATTCCAGGACGTAGATGGGGTAGAAGTGGAGGCTGAAATGGCCCCGGACGAGCAACATTTTACCTGGACCGTGACCACCACCAAGGAGGCGATCGCTTCCCTGCCGGATGGTTACCGCACGGTGCTGAACCTCTATCTTTTTGAAGAGTATTCACACCGGGAGATCGCGGAAATGCTGCAGATCACGGAATCTACCGTGAAAACGCAGTACATGCGCGCCAAAGAAAGAGTAAGACAATTTGTAAAGGCAAAATCAATTTTACAGTAA
- a CDS encoding head GIN domain-containing protein produces the protein MKNKISILSMMAALLLLAFSNVSLAQGRIEGNGDLKKESRDVSGFTGLEVGGSARVILVQGSTESVQIEAESNLLPIIVTNVENHNLSIHFKRGYNVHNSKPITVWVTVKDIDYIGASGGVSIDATKGIKTDRIKVDVSGSMKIDLALQAKELSADFSGSADAHITGNVERASYDVSGSAKIIAPDFQTSESNVDISGSGKLDLAVAKELNVSVSGSGNVHYKGSPTVTKHISGSGKIYND, from the coding sequence ATGAAAAACAAGATTTCCATTTTAAGCATGATGGCGGCGTTGCTGCTGCTGGCGTTCTCCAACGTTTCGCTGGCCCAAGGCCGTATAGAAGGCAATGGCGACCTGAAAAAGGAAAGCAGGGACGTGAGCGGCTTTACCGGCCTGGAAGTAGGCGGCTCTGCCCGCGTGATCCTGGTGCAGGGCAGCACAGAATCCGTACAGATAGAAGCAGAATCCAACCTGCTGCCCATTATTGTGACCAACGTGGAAAACCACAACCTGTCTATCCACTTTAAAAGAGGCTACAATGTGCATAACAGCAAGCCTATTACGGTGTGGGTGACGGTGAAGGATATTGATTACATCGGCGCCAGCGGCGGCGTATCCATAGACGCTACCAAGGGCATTAAGACCGACCGTATAAAAGTGGATGTAAGTGGTTCCATGAAAATAGACCTGGCCCTGCAGGCCAAAGAGCTGAGCGCTGATTTCTCCGGCTCTGCAGACGCCCATATCACCGGTAATGTTGAGCGTGCTTCTTATGATGTTTCCGGCTCTGCCAAGATCATTGCACCCGACTTCCAGACCAGTGAGAGCAACGTGGATATTTCCGGCAGTGGTAAGCTGGATCTGGCCGTGGCAAAGGAACTGAACGTATCGGTATCAGGCTCTGGCAACGTGCACTACAAGGGTTCGCCCACCGTTACAAAGCATATTTCCGGTTCCGGGAAGATCTATAATGATTAA
- a CDS encoding YajQ family cyclic di-GMP-binding protein — translation MPSFDIVSKVDPQTLDNAINTVKKEITGRYDFKDSHVSIELNKKDFLVNLEAESDMKMSQIIDVLLNRSIKQGLEASIYDLSKKPEPSGKVVKQAVPVRNGLKQEDSKKIVKLIKDSGLKVQPAIMDDIIRVTGKKIDDLQEVIALLRGSKLELPLQYVNMKS, via the coding sequence ATGCCGTCCTTTGATATTGTAAGCAAGGTAGATCCTCAGACCCTCGATAATGCCATTAACACAGTGAAGAAAGAAATAACCGGCAGGTATGACTTTAAGGATTCGCATGTGTCTATTGAGCTGAACAAGAAAGATTTCCTGGTAAACCTGGAAGCGGAGAGCGATATGAAGATGAGCCAGATCATTGACGTGCTGCTGAACCGCAGTATTAAACAGGGCCTGGAGGCCTCCATCTACGACCTGAGCAAGAAGCCGGAGCCCAGTGGAAAGGTTGTGAAACAGGCGGTGCCGGTGCGTAACGGCCTCAAGCAGGAAGATTCCAAGAAGATCGTAAAGCTGATCAAGGATTCCGGTTTGAAGGTACAGCCGGCCATCATGGATGACATTATCCGGGTAACTGGCAAGAAAATAGATGATTTACAGGAAGTTATAGCGCTACTGCGGGGCTCCAAGCTGGAGCTTCCGCTACAATACGTGAACATGAAATCCTAA
- a CDS encoding type B 50S ribosomal protein L31, with protein MKQGIHPESYRFVVFKDMSNGTSFLSRSTAPSRETIKWEDGNEYPVIKLEISNTSHPFYTGKNVLVDTAGRIDKFNKRYGKTK; from the coding sequence ATGAAACAGGGAATTCATCCGGAAAGTTACAGATTCGTAGTATTCAAAGATATGTCCAATGGTACCAGCTTTTTGAGCCGTTCCACTGCTCCCTCCCGCGAGACCATCAAGTGGGAAGATGGCAATGAGTACCCGGTTATCAAGCTGGAAATTTCCAACACTTCTCACCCGTTCTACACTGGTAAGAATGTGCTGGTTGACACTGCCGGTCGTATCGACAAGTTCAACAAACGCTACGGAAAGACTAAATAA
- a CDS encoding putative sugar nucleotidyl transferase, whose amino-acid sequence MNRNYILFDTPDRDLLYPFTLTRPVAACRTGILTIQEKWAHWLQAPCSFYTVHWLQEKYPLPAMEADSLQVLINGHLLPDAALVAAVQALEDGHELYKDNRLVAKAVKGKDFFTHGHKRLNHAPAILQVKTPWDLFQFNDKALRADFALLTAGRTSAPLPASNQVMGAGQVFLEPGAKVECCLLNATEGPVYLGKNALVMEGSLIRGPFAMGEGAVLKMGTRVYGATTLGPYSTGGGEIKNSVIFGYSNKAHDGYLGDAVIGEWCNLGANTSNSNLKNNAGTVKVWMEARKEAWPAGRKCGVLMGDYSRAAINTSFNTGAVVGVSCNVFGAGLTEKFISSFAWGAGQYVLDTAFRDIGNWMELKGKKLEEADKNILRTIFERRYETMTAIDII is encoded by the coding sequence ATGAACCGGAACTATATTTTATTCGATACACCAGACAGAGACCTGCTCTATCCCTTTACCCTTACCAGGCCAGTGGCCGCCTGCCGTACCGGTATTCTCACCATCCAGGAAAAGTGGGCGCATTGGCTACAGGCGCCGTGCAGCTTTTACACCGTGCACTGGCTGCAGGAAAAATATCCACTGCCCGCTATGGAAGCGGATTCCCTCCAGGTGTTGATTAACGGTCACCTACTCCCGGACGCCGCCCTGGTGGCTGCGGTACAGGCCCTGGAAGACGGGCATGAACTTTATAAAGACAACCGCCTGGTGGCCAAAGCTGTAAAAGGCAAGGACTTCTTTACCCATGGCCATAAACGGCTGAATCATGCACCGGCCATCCTGCAAGTAAAAACGCCCTGGGATCTATTTCAATTCAATGATAAGGCACTGCGCGCCGATTTTGCCCTGCTTACGGCGGGCCGTACTTCTGCGCCCCTGCCTGCCAGTAACCAGGTGATGGGAGCGGGACAGGTATTCCTTGAGCCGGGCGCCAAAGTGGAATGTTGCCTGCTGAATGCAACAGAAGGACCGGTATACCTTGGGAAAAATGCCCTGGTGATGGAAGGAAGCCTTATCCGTGGCCCGTTTGCCATGGGAGAAGGGGCGGTACTGAAGATGGGGACCAGGGTGTATGGAGCTACTACTCTCGGGCCTTACAGCACGGGTGGCGGGGAGATCAAGAACAGCGTGATCTTCGGCTATTCCAATAAAGCACACGACGGTTACCTGGGAGATGCGGTGATAGGCGAGTGGTGTAACCTGGGCGCCAATACCAGTAATTCCAACCTGAAAAATAATGCTGGTACGGTAAAAGTGTGGATGGAAGCCCGTAAGGAAGCGTGGCCGGCCGGCCGCAAATGCGGCGTGCTGATGGGCGACTACAGCCGGGCGGCTATCAATACCAGTTTTAATACCGGTGCCGTGGTAGGCGTGAGCTGCAATGTTTTTGGAGCGGGCCTCACTGAAAAGTTCATTTCCTCCTTTGCCTGGGGCGCGGGCCAGTATGTGCTGGACACCGCCTTCCGGGATATTGGGAACTGGATGGAACTGAAAGGAAAAAAGCTGGAAGAGGCAGATAAAAACATCTTGCGCACTATCTTTGAGCGGCGTTATGAGACCATGACGGCCATAGACATTATTTAA
- the tpiA gene encoding triose-phosphate isomerase, whose amino-acid sequence MRKKIVAANWKMNLTLAQGEKLVNELLQAGIALDAHKEVVIAVPFPYLITVKELLKGHKGFYVAAQNVAAEKAGAFTGEVNAEMLHSIHTDYVIIGHSERRELFHESNATLAKKMDLALSHGLKPIFCCGEPLDVRKAETQNAFVAKQLEESLFHLSPDQLKHVVVAYEPIWAIGTGLTASAAQAQDMHAFIRKQVAGRYGEAVANDLTILYGGSVKAANATEIFAGADVDGGLVGGASLVAAEFAAIAKAI is encoded by the coding sequence ATGAGAAAAAAAATTGTTGCGGCAAACTGGAAGATGAATTTAACGCTGGCGCAGGGCGAAAAACTGGTGAATGAACTGCTACAGGCGGGCATTGCCCTGGACGCGCACAAGGAAGTTGTCATCGCGGTGCCGTTTCCTTATCTGATTACGGTAAAGGAGTTGTTGAAAGGCCATAAAGGATTTTATGTAGCTGCCCAGAACGTAGCGGCGGAAAAGGCGGGAGCCTTTACCGGCGAGGTGAATGCTGAAATGCTGCATTCTATTCATACAGATTACGTGATCATTGGCCACTCTGAAAGAAGAGAGCTGTTTCACGAGAGCAATGCCACCCTGGCCAAGAAGATGGACCTGGCTTTGTCTCACGGCTTGAAGCCCATTTTCTGCTGCGGTGAGCCGCTGGATGTGCGCAAGGCAGAGACCCAGAACGCGTTTGTAGCAAAACAGCTGGAAGAAAGCCTGTTCCACCTGAGCCCAGACCAGCTCAAACATGTGGTAGTGGCTTATGAGCCTATCTGGGCTATTGGTACCGGCCTCACAGCCAGTGCTGCACAGGCACAGGATATGCATGCATTCATCCGCAAGCAGGTGGCTGGCAGGTACGGTGAAGCGGTGGCCAACGACCTGACCATCCTTTATGGTGGCAGTGTGAAGGCGGCTAATGCTACGGAGATCTTTGCAGGAGCGGATGTAGACGGCGGCCTGGTGGGCGGTGCGTCCCTGGTGGCGGCAGAATTTGCAGCCATTGCAAAAGCGATCTGA